The following coding sequences are from one Biomphalaria glabrata chromosome 8, xgBioGlab47.1, whole genome shotgun sequence window:
- the LOC106056795 gene encoding uncharacterized protein LOC106056795: MVRHSPSSQSTRPTWPLAPSSSSPPVVDEIVNHSTTANLHGAIGEHRRTSRSSSVSSGGSSTNSADGLNGLDVGRQQSQSRLALAQQNHVVQDASLLSLNGSQDKKDSTEAKQPLSASDDSGHFNLFMGSQSSGHLQQDIQNFPDLASRQGRPIIGPNNSSSTFTPSVTEPDMSRLFTDPFSSNLLSPSVQQDLNHLGLPNFFDSLTPSANDVGSIGTLSPYVPALSYQILSEGNSLFNSTGLFSGSQNMSNKASGSSMFQSQPTQSAFGLSGGQSNYNSAPVQYGSNSNLSNFNSASAQSTYGLSNSGVNGSYGNSTGYFSSNRQGNDYYGPSGSNYQAYGSQDFSLPPPPTQPWHGNAGTMPESMAKHIICEGCNKQKKWPHTLDCLHSFCFPCIASRFSPTDKTITCPKCPRKTVARDGPCNILLDYQGARYMREKLKVFPFGCTGCTRDQEAVTCCTTCMAFLCAECKEGHKTIHHFQGHSLTPITKIGKCADGDYKPLCEKHMTEPLSKYCCTCELMMCERCVGDHHHSETANNSHDIQEIYYIVVERLKTWNEDASIKHKDVVEITKKVPVLLQAMDNKRRGLRKQIEDYSDYCKTVVDQNRIAALEMLDKTHNAMETHVTSWAKIISSIERELEAVSSFNSRTLEGGSKLDLLKLLPTMENEYKRCVAGYAETIKDTDGIKVDIKFDPNYKESHTVLNQNFMSISYMVNDIEQKVSPTPGTQRNDFTRTRPIADYAASGAAENSDCNYQRWSAAPDSMSISTWNNVSERDRKNGTFIPHLNRCRTKTSYIHMFGEYGRSEYAFTEPSGQAYLKDGSYVICDTNNHRIVYYNNKHEFVRTIGQPPNLPPVAEDSENRSNGMRNKGFTRQEGYLYFPNRVAICPITQNIIATERPPSHDIQIFTIEGEFVRCFGGNILQHPRGVTVDEEGIIIVVECKVMKLVMFNQDGNFIVSHSLTKDLEFPNDVAAKDGKIFISDNRGHCVQVFDYDARFLYKIGNESITYFPIGVSINYLNQVVVTDNHNTFNITVFDIQGQVVNIFESVSKLAQCHNVAVHPNSLELMLTTKDCSVYFFNYDPNVTHPLTPPTSRPGHVLNPRRGGRGNGSGGSTGSTYY; this comes from the exons ATGGTTCGACACAGCCCCTCCTCACAGTCTACCAGACCCACATGGCCGCTAGCACCATCCTCTTCATCCCCACCTGTAGTAGATGAGATAGTCAATCACTCCACTACTGCAA atCTCCATGGAGCAATAGGTGAACACAGACGTACCAGTCGCTCATCATCAGTTTCTTCTGGTGGATCCAGCACCAACAGTGCAGATGGATTAAATGGATTGGATGTTGGTCGCCAGCAATCTCAGAGTAGGCTTGCATTGGCACAACAGAATCATGTTGTGCAGGATGCATCTCTTCTATCTCTGAATGGATCACAGGATAAAAAGGACTCCACAGAAGCTAAACAG CCGCTGTCAGCATCAGATGATTCTGGGCATTTCAACTTATTTATGGGCAGTCAAAGCTCTGGACACTTGCAACAGGATATACAGAACTTTCCTGACCTTGCTTCAA gaCAAGGGAGACCAATAATTGGCCCAAACAACAGTTCCAGTACATTTACGCCTTCTGTAACTGAACCAGACATGAGCCGATTATTCACTGATCCATTCAGTTCTAACCTTCTGAGTCCAAGCGTGCAGCAAGACCTCAACCACTTGGGCCTGCCCAACTTCTTTGACAGTTTGACACCATCAGCCAATGATGTTGGATCGATTGGCACCCTGTCACCTTATGTTCCTGCATTAAGCTATCAGATTCTCAGTGAAGGAAACAGCCTTTTTAATAGTACAGGATTGTTCTCTGGTAGCCAGAATATGAGCAACAAAGCCAGTGGTAGCAGTATGTTTCAGAGCCAGCCAACTCAGAGTGCTTTTGGTTTGTCGGGTGGTCAGAGTAACTACAATAGCGCTCCAGTGCAGTATGGTAGTAATTCTAATTTATCCAACTTCAATTCTGCCTCTGCACAGAGTACCTATGGCTTGAGCAACTCTGGAGTCAATGGAAGCTATGGCAACTCTACAGGATATTTCTCCTCCAACAGACAAGGTAATGATTATTATGGTCCCTCTGGTTCAAATTACCAAGCCTATGGCTCTCAAGATTTTAGCCTTCCACCACCACCCACACAGCCTTGGCATGGCAATGCCGGTACCATGCCAGAGTCGATGGCCAAGCACATCATTTGCGAAGGCTGCAATAAACAGAAGAAGTGGCCTCATACCTTGGATTGTCTTCATAGTTTCTGCTTCCCATGCATTGCCTCTAGGTTTAGCCCCACAGATAAAACCATTACCTGCCCCAAGTGTCCTAGGAAAACAGTAGCTAGGGATGGTCCTTGCAACATTCTTCTTGATTACCAAGGAGCCAGGTACATGAGAGAGAAGCTAAAAGTTTTTCCTTTTGGCTGTACTGGATGCACCCGAGATCAGGAGGCTGTTACCTGCTGCACAACCTGCATGGCTTTCCTTTGTGCTGAATGCAAGGAGGGTCACAAGACCATTCACCATTTTCAAGGTCACAGCCTGACACCCATCACCAAAATTGGAAAGTGTGCTGATGGAGACTACAAGCCACTTTGTgagaagcacatgacagagcccTTAAGTAAATACTGCTGCACTTGTGAGCTGATGATGTGTGAGAGATGTGTTGGTGATCATCATCACTCAGAAACTGCCAACAATAGCCACGACATACAAGAGATCTACTACATTGTTGTTGAAAGGCTCAAGACCTGGAATGAGGATGCAAGCATTAAGCACAAGGATGTGGTGGAAATCACGAAGAAAGTACCTGTTCTCCTCCAGGCCATGGACAATAAAAGGCGAGGcttaagaaaacaaattgaaGACTACTCAGACTACTGCAAGACTGTTGTTGATCAAAACAGAATAGCTGCTTTAGAGATGTTGGACAAGACTCACAATGCTATGGAAACTCATGTTACTAGTTGGGCAAAAATTATCTCGAGTATTGAGCGTGAGCTGGAAGCAGTGTCCTCGTTCAATTCTCGTACACTTGAAGGTGGTTCCAAACTGGATCTCCTGAAATTGCTACCTACAATGGAGAATGAGTACAAGCGATGTGTAGCTGGTTATGCCGAAACAATAAAAGACACAGATGGCATCAAAGTGGATATAAAGTTTGACCCCAACTACAAAGAGTCTCACACTGTCTTGAATCAAAATTTTATGTCAATAAGCTATATGGTGAATGACATTGAGCAGAAAGTTTCTCCGACTCCCGGCACCCAGAGGAATGATTTTACTAGAACCCGACCCATAGCTGACTATGCTGCAAGTGGTGCAGCAGAAAACTCTGATTGCAACTACCAGCGCTGGTCGGCAGCCCCTGATTCTATGTCCATTTCCACCTGGAACAATGTGAGCGAGCGTGACAGAAAGAATGGCACCTTCATACCTCACTTGAACCGCTGCCGCACCAAGACATCATACATTCATATGTTTGGCGAGTATGGTCGATCAGAATATGCCTTTACAGAACCAAGTGGTCAAGCATATCTTAAAGATGGATCCTATGTTATTTGTGACACCAATAACCATCGAATAGTGTATTACAACAACAAGCACGAATTTGTCCGCACAATTGGTCAACCCCCTAATCTGCCTCCAGTTGCAGAGGACTCTGAGAACAGAAGTAATGGGATGCGCAACAAAGGCTTTACCAGACAGGAAGGCTATCTGTATTTCCCCAACAGAGTTGCAATTTGTCCTATTACACAGAATATCATAGCAACTGAGCGCCCACCAAGTCATGACATACAGATCTTTACCATTGAAGGAGAATTTGTCAGATGTTTTGGCGGCAACATCCTTCAGCACCCCAGAGGTGTCACTGTTGACGAGGAAGGCATTATCATTGTGGTGGAATGCAAAGTGATGAAACTTGTCATGTTCAACCAGGATGGCAACTTCATTGTTTCCCATTCTCTCACTAAAGATTTAGAATTCCCCAACGATGTTGCTGCCAAGGATGGGAAAATCTTCATCAGTGACAATCGTGGTCATTGTGTGCAAGTATTTGACTACGATGCACGCTTCCTGTACAAGATTGGCAATGAGAGCATCACTTATTTCCCCATTGGTGTGTCCATCAATTATCTGAACCAGGTTGTGGTCACTGATAACCACAACACCTTCAACATCACAGTGTTTGATATCCAGGGTCAAGTGGTGAATATATTTGAGTCTGTCAGCAAGCTGGCCCAGTGTCACAATGTGGCTGTCCACCCAAATAGCTTGGAGTTGATGCTCACCACCAAAGATTGTAGTGTCTATTTCTTCAACTACGACCCAAATGTCACTCACCCCCTCACCCCTCCAACTAGTCGACCTGGCCATGTTCTCAACCCCCGGCGTGGAGGACGCGGAAATGGCAGTGGCGGATCCACTGGCTCTACCTACTACTAA